TCAACAAAGGCGAGCTCACCGAGCAAGAATGCCGCGAGGTGCTTTCCCAAGGGCAGCTCGATTGGAAAATCGGCAGCAGCCGGCAAGTCGAAATCCTCTTCAAGCATCGTGCGCAAGGCTTGCAGTTGCAGCCGGTCGACCGCTTAATTCGCGCGTTACCCGCGCGGCAGGAATGGATTTACTACGAGGTTGATCGCAAAGATTCGCCCGCCTGGCGCGATGTGCAGGAAACGCAGACGCTGGCGATGCGGCTCAAAGATTCACTGATCGAAAACGCGGATCGCCTGCAAGGCGAGCGCCGGCTGGTTGTGAACCTGCGCGGCAAGAAAGTTCCGCTTCAATTCGCCCTGTTCGCGGTGCCGATGCGCGCATGACACCCAAGTTTGCCCAAGCCGTTGACCCCGTGTTGTTGCACGTGCTCGGCCTGCTGGAGCGCGTGGCGCGCGACGAGCGCCCGAGCCCGCAGGAGGAGCGGTTGCAAATCACTGCGCTCCTGGATCAGGCCGAAGCCATTGTCGGCGTCGGCCAGGAATGGGAACTCGGCAAGTACGCGCTTGTCTCCTGGATCGACGAGGTGTTGCTGGAAACGCCGTGGGAAGGCCGCGAGTGGTGGAACAACAACGTCCTCGAAGTCGAGACGTTCAACACCCGGCTTTGCAACGAGCGTTTCTACACCCGCGCGCAAGAGGCTTCGACGTTGCCGCGCCGCGACGCCTTGG
The sequence above is drawn from the Planctomycetia bacterium genome and encodes:
- a CDS encoding DotU family type IV/VI secretion system protein — protein: MTPKFAQAVDPVLLHVLGLLERVARDERPSPQEERLQITALLDQAEAIVGVGQEWELGKYALVSWIDEVLLETPWEGREWWNNNVLEVETFNTRLCNERFYTRAQEASTLPRRDALEVYYVCVVLGFRGLYREPELAAMLTESNGLPDTLDGWARQTALAIRLGQGRPALAGPRSEVQGAPPLRSQPLVLWSWLTATLLAAVVTIYYTLVYRQT